One Lucilia cuprina isolate Lc7/37 chromosome 4, ASM2204524v1, whole genome shotgun sequence DNA segment encodes these proteins:
- the LOC111677582 gene encoding collagen alpha-1(IX) chain-like, whose amino-acid sequence MNLIVKSNLILSLVLLIKIFATESALAVPNAYAGQEYYDQDEDEDFVPISPCNVVRPGDPDLTTYDIISSYRFDEYQYEYQGVQQIVGSTGYQQAYHVSEYSNMTIESSRAFPKGIPDEFSFECTFRVPQPQPILEEWYLFELSDYEYHSQMNVKLLPQESAIEFSLPKYDGSIQTVTFEETEIFDRSWHKVMLGVGQDGVRLWVDCKPVPDKSGSLKAPLDVRGPIDATDGSFSVAKKCHKQETVPIDLQWMIFSCDKDKPEHSNCEDIPQYARAPKGMIQYETTTFRNSYTPSSPSIWEREEETTPNPLDLKFAEPTSPQPWIISSTPNYLIGKDLLACPEQCPRGPPGPPGPPGPRGLTGAQGIMGVPGTPASSFGRYESAAVKGEKGEPGLVGLTGAPGIPGEPGRPGVPGEKGIVGLPGPQGPPGFGARGLTGEPGLPGEKGERGLPGLDGANGEPGPVGPPGPPGPPGPASAVQTADYMPYPNPGMIGPMGPAGPPGPAGPPGPPGSPGPEVMNGRNMDEREIRDICMSVVRDYISEISASLVGPPGPPGKRGVGRPGPRGAQGLQGEPGVRGPQGERGYPGIPGNPGSTGDMGPQGPPGEKGDRGEPGIGREGPMGPMGPPGPEGHGIDGIPGRPGDRGDAGRPGEPGVRGPPGEPGSCPDCSAYQAAYAYPLLLAQQQQNNKGPQNYYNKGPPNYYNKG is encoded by the exons atgaatttaatagtgaaatcaaatttaatattatcaCTAGTTCTATTAATAAAGATCTTTGCAACAGAATCTGCTTTAGCGGTACCAAATG CTTATGCTGGTCAAGAGTACTATGATCAAGATGAAGATGAAGATTTTGTGCCTATAAGTCCTTGTAATGTTGTACGACCTGGTGATCCAGATTTAACCACCTATGATATTATATCATCATATCGTTTCGATGAGTATCAATACGAATACCAGGGAGTTCAACAAATAGTTGGATCAACTGGTTACCAGCAGGCTTATCATGTTAGTGAATATTCTAATATGACTATTGAATCATCGCGTGCCTTTCCCAAGGGAATTCCCGATGAGTTTTCATTTGAGTGTACTTTTCGTGTGCCGCAACCACAACCCATACTTGAGGAATGGTATCTGTTTGAACTGTCCGACTATGAATATCATTCACAAATGAATGTTAAGCTATTGCCACAAGAAAGTGCTATAGAATTTTCGTTGCCCAAATATGATGGTTCCATACAGACAGTTACTTTTGAAGAGACAGAG ATATTCGATCGTTCCTGGCATAAAGTTATGTTGGGTGTTGGTCAAGATGGTGTACGTTTATGGGTGGATTGCAAGCCAGTGCCAGATAAAAGTGGTAGTTTAAAAGCTCCGCTAGATGTAAGAGGTCCTATTGATGCCACAGATGGTTCCTTTTCGGTGGCAAAAAAATGCCACAAACAAGAAACTGTGCCA ATCGATTTGCAATGGATGATATTCAGCTGTGATAAAGATAAACCAGAACACAGCAATTGTGAAGATATACCACAATATGCACGTGCCCCTAAGGGTATGATTCAATATGAAACAACAACTTTCCGCAACAGCTACACACCCTCCTCGCCTAGCATTTGGGAGAGGGAAGAAGAAACTACCCCAAATCCTTTAGATTTGAAATTTGCAGAACCCACCTCTCCGCAGCCTTGGATTATAAGTAGTACTCCGAATTATTTAATTGGTAAAGATCTTTTGGCTTGTCCCGAACAGTGTCCACGTGGCCCTCCTGGACCACCAGGTCCTCCGGGTCCTAGAGGTTTGACAGGAGCACAA ggAATAATGGGTGTGCCCGGTACTCCTGCCTCATCATTTGGTCGTTATGAATCGGCAGCTGTGAAAGGTGAAAAGGGTGAACCTGGTTTAGTGGGTTTAACTGGAGCTCCTGGCATACCTGGTGAACCCGGTCGACCTGGTGTACCTGGTGAAAAGGGTATTGTGGGTTTGCCAGGACCACAAGGTCCTCCCGGCTTTGGAGCCAGAG GTTTAACAGGTGAACCAGGTTTGCCTGGTGAAAAAGGCGAAAGAGGTCTACCTGGCTTAGATGGTGCCAATGGTGAGCCTGGCCCCGTGGGACCTCCCGGACCACCAGGTCCTCCTGGCCCAGCTTCTGCTGTACAAACTGCTGATTACATGCCTTATCCCAATCCAGGAATGATCGGTCCTATGGGACCAGCCGGGCCTCCTGGTCCAGCAGGACCTCCCGGCCCTCCAGGTTCACCAGGACCAGAAGTAATGAATGGTCGTAATATGGATGAAAGAGAAATTCGGGATATTTGTATGTCTGTTGTTAGAGATTACATTAGTGAAATATCTGCTTCATTGGTAGGACCTCCAGGACCACCTGGTAAAAGAGGAGTAGGACGTCCTGGTCCAAGAGGAGCTCAGGGATTGCAGG GTGAACCGGGAGTTCGCGGACCTCAGGGTGAACGTGGTTATCCCGGTATACCTGGAAATCCTGGATCTACTGGTGATATGGGTCCGCAAGGACCACCTGGTGAAAAGGGTGATAGAGGAGAACCAGGCATTGGTAGAGAAGGTCCCATGGGACCTATGGGTCCACCTGGTCCTGAAGGCCATGGTATTGATGGTATACCTGGTAGACCAGGCGATCGTGGTGATGCGGGAAGACCAg